The following nucleotide sequence is from Diabrotica undecimpunctata isolate CICGRU unplaced genomic scaffold, icDiaUnde3 ctg00000715.1, whole genome shotgun sequence.
CGACGAGCCAATCTTCTGATAGCAGGCTTGGTAATACCTTGGATGTTATCACGCAAAACTTTACGATGACGTTTAGCGCCACCTTTTCCCAAACCTTTACCACCTTTTCCACGTCCAGTCATTTTTACGGTAAAATAAGTGTCGACGTACTTGTGTTACTAAAACCGTTTCACGACGGACGATGGTTTTATCGTGTGAATCGTTGACACGACACACCTCCAAATCGAAAACCGACCAATGGTATTAAAGAGAttacaattcaaaattatttaGTCGACCAATAAAAATTAAGATTGCCCCTCTCTTGAGCCCGCAggtataaaattgtataaaaggGAAATGCAATTTATTTGTAAGCTCAGTATACGCGAGAAATAATGGCACGTACAAAGCAAACAGCCCGAAAATCCACTGGTGGTAAAGCACCACGTAAACAGTTAGCAACCAAAGCTGCTCGTAAGAGTGCGCCTGCCACTGGAGGAGTTAAAAAACCTCATCGTTACAGGCCAGGTACCGTAGCTCTTCGTGAAATTAGACGTTACCAGAAAAGTACTGAATTACTTATCAGAAAACTACCTTTCCAACGTCTTGTTCGTGAAATCGCACAAGATTTTAAAACCGATTTACGTTTTCAGAGTTCGGCAGTTATGGCTTTACAGGAAGCGAGTGAAGCATATTTGGTAGGTTTGTTTGAAGATACTAATTTATGCGCTATTCACGCTAAGAGAGTCACTATTATGCCTAAAGACATTCAGCTAGCCAGGAGAATCAGGGGTGAAAGGGCATAAACAAATTTAGAAGACATATTACaaaacggttcttttcagaaccACAAATATCTGCTTGTGTAAGGTTATTTCTTTTAAGAGTACTTTTATTCATCTCCCCTTACCATAGTTAATGTTATAggtttttttctgatatatttataatgaggttgTTTATTACGGATAACCTTATAATAAATATGTGGACAAATATAAGTATTAGATacgtttttaatattatatacaatTAGGCGTTACTTTTTTGAGTTAAAAAGCTTGTTTGACTAAAGAAACTTTacaaatggaaaaatataaaatagcgtAAGGAAAATTTCTGTTTATATTAATGAAAATTAGCTTCAACATAAATCGTCAAAAAGCTTATTTAATTGCGAAAGAATAATGGAAAGTATTAAAAATGAGTAAATAAAGGAGAATATCAAATACGATTCtaaaagtaattaaaattaattaacttatattttttagtaaaattgcTCTTAATCATAGATATGAAATTTCTTACATAAGTAGATATAAATTGTGGCCCTGAAAAGGgccatttgtttttaataattcgaAGATATTAATTAGTccaattacttcttcttcttaggagcAGCAGCTTTTCTAGCTTTTGGTGAACTTGCAGCAGCCTTGGCGGTCTTTGGCTTAGGTGCCTTTGGTTTTTTCGTAGGACTGCCTTTACTTGATTTCTTCGCTTTTGTTGGTGTTTTTACTTTGGCCTCTGCAGAAGTCGGAACTGCGGATGAAGATGACGCAGTTTTAGGTGCTGACTTCTTTTCAACTTTCTTCGCCTTTGCCGGCTTTTTCTCTGTCTTTGATGCGGCTTTTTTAGCCTTTGTCACTTTCTTTACAGATTTTGCCTTTTCGCCTGCAGCAGAACGTTTGGCAGCGGCGGCAGTTTTTTTCGGTTTAGTTGTTCCTCCA
It contains:
- the LOC140431378 gene encoding histone H3, giving the protein MARTKQTARKSTGGKAPRKQLATKAARKSAPATGGVKKPHRYRPGTVALREIRRYQKSTELLIRKLPFQRLVREIAQDFKTDLRFQSSAVMALQEASEAYLVGLFEDTNLCAIHAKRVTIMPKDIQLARRIRGERA